The following proteins are co-located in the Gloeocapsa sp. PCC 7428 genome:
- the psbU gene encoding photosystem II complex extrinsic protein PsbU, translating into MKRLMRVLAILFFVVGCLGWLGVPQQAVAANLGNVSLHSAILGVEVESAPRNRADDKLATDFGKKIDLNNTNVRAFQRYPGMYPNLAKKIIKNAPYENVEDVLNIEGLSDRQKELLQANLDKFTVTEPEAAFVEGDDRFNNGIYR; encoded by the coding sequence GTGAAACGATTGATGCGTGTATTGGCAATTTTGTTTTTCGTCGTAGGGTGTCTGGGATGGCTTGGCGTACCGCAACAAGCAGTTGCGGCAAATTTGGGCAATGTCAGCCTACATTCAGCAATTTTGGGCGTTGAGGTAGAATCAGCACCGCGAAACCGTGCTGATGATAAACTAGCTACGGACTTTGGTAAAAAAATTGATTTGAACAATACCAATGTACGAGCATTTCAACGGTATCCAGGAATGTATCCTAATCTAGCCAAGAAAATTATCAAGAATGCTCCCTACGAAAATGTTGAGGATGTGTTGAATATTGAAGGATTGAGCGATCGCCAGAAAGAACTGTTGCAAGCGAATCTGGACAAATTTACGGTAACAGAACCCGAAGCAGCTTTCGTCGAGGGCGACGATC